The DNA sequence ATAACGCTTTAACACGATAACACGCTTTGGGTGTTACCTGAACACTTGCCCCGAAGGGATCCCTTTGGGGAACACTCGAACACTGCTTTTAACTCTAACACGATAACACCTTAACACTTTAACACCTTAACACTTTAACACTCGAAAAATATGGTTGTTAATAAAGAATTACGTAACGATATCAACATGCTGGGAGAATTCCTCGGGACGGTCATCAGGGAACAGGCCGGCGAGGATCTCTTTGACCTGGAAGAGGAGATCCGTCAGAAGGCTAAAGACTGGCGCCAGGGGGATCACGATGCCCTGGATGAAGTGAATGCCATTATCCAGGATTTAGGGTATGATGACTCGCTGGTGATCATCAAAGCCTTCAGCATTTTCTTTGACTTGGCCAATCTGGCAGAGGATGTGCACCGCATCCGGATCCTGCGGGAGCGCGAACAGCAGCACCATCCGGAACCGCGTACCGAGTCAATCGGTGAAGCGATACGGAAACTTCGGGATTCCGGGCTCACTAGCGATCAGCTGGGAGAATTGTTCAACACGGTAACCATTAAACCAGTGTTTACCGCGCACCCTACGGAAGCGAAACGAGCGACTGTTCGGAAAAAACTTCATCGGATCAGGGAATATATTAACGCCCTGCATGATCGAAACCTCTTAGCCAGGGAAGAGGATGAGTATTACCGCAAAATCCAGGCGGAAATCACCAGTCTCTGGCAGACAGACCTGCTGCATCCACGTCGACCGAAAGTTATTGACGAGGTAAAGTGGGGCCTGGCGTTTATGGATACACTCTGGGAGGTTGTGCCAAGGATTTTCAGGGATGTGGATCGGGCTATCGATTCGACATACCCGGAAAATACAGCCGATCCGACACAGCTACTCCAGTTCGGCTCATGGATTGGGGGCGACCGCGATGGCAATCCGCATGTCACAGCCGAAGTGACTGAGCAGACGCTTGTACTCCATCGGGACAGAGCAATCCGGTTTCACCGGACGCAGTGCAGGGAACTCTATCAGTCACTGTCCACGTCAGCAAAGCAGGCTGGCGTAAGTGACGATCTACGTAAGGCCATAGAACAGGCCACACAGTCCTGGCCCCAATTGGAGAAGGAGTTGCAACGTGTCCCGGACGCGGAGTCCTACCGACAGTGGATCACGATAATTGATTGGCGGCTGGGGCAGGCGGGCACCTCTGAGGATTTGCTTGATTTGCCACCGGGAAGCTATCACCGATCTACAGAGCTCGTTGAAGATATCGAGTTGATGATCTCCAGCCTGGAGAAAAATCAGGGCCATCGTCTCATAAATGGACAATTGCGGGACTGGCAAGTTCGCGCAAAAGTATTTGGCCTGTATCTTATGCGGCTGGATATTCGTGAAGATGCGGCCCGCTTCCTTGGCATTGTCGGGGAAATTTTGGAGAAATCCGAAGGAATAACCGGATTGCCAGAGATGGCTGAAGCCGAAAAACTCAGGGTGCTTCGGGAGCATCCGCCGGACGAGATTGTTCTCGATCAGGTGGACCTCTCAGAGGATGCCGAAGATATTATCCGGCTGTTTAGCCGCCTGAAACGCGTCGAAGAAGAACTCGGTGGCGAGTGGATCGGTAACTACATCATGAGCATGACCCGGGACCTCAGTGATATCCTGGTGATTCTCTGGCTGGGCCGTCTCAGCGGATTATGCACTTGTACCGCGGAGCATGCTGAAGAGTGCAGCTTTTCCATCGTCCCGCTGTTCGAGACCGTCGATGATCTCCACCGCGCCCCGGAAGTCCTCAAAAAGATGTTCAACGATGCGTTGTATGGTGCCCATTTAGGGGCACAGGATGGCCAGCAGACCGTGATGATTGGGTATTCCGACAGCACCAAGGATGGCGGATACCTGAGTGCTAACTGGAACCTCTATCGTTCCCAGGAGCGGATGACGGATGTCGCAAACTTCAATGATATAAAACTGTCTATTTTTCACGGGCGGGGCGGAACACTCGGTCGCGGAGGCGGGCCGGCAGCACGCTCCATTTTGTCGCTGCCGCCGGAATCCGTCCGCTACGGATTATCGATGACGGAGCAGGGCGAAATCCTCGCCGAGCGATACGGTGAGCCGGCCATTGCGCACCGGCATCTGGAGCAGATTCTCTGGGCGTCACTATTGGTGGAGCGGCAGAAACCGCACGAGGAAAAGGGTAAAGGCACCCAGTATATCGATATTCTGGAGTCCCTGGCAAATCGATCCTATCATGCCTATAAAGCGCTTATCAACGAAAACGGATTTTTACAGTATTTCGGGGAGGCTACACCGATTTCCGAGGTAGAGAAGCTGCCCATCGGTTCCAGGCCAGCACACAGATCTGCGGAGCGGACACTGGAAAATCTACGCGCGATACCATGGGTCTTTTCGTGGACCCAAAACCGGCATTTCCTCCCGGCGTGGTTCGGAATCGGTACCGGAATCGAGGAAGAGACCGATCGCAATCCGGATCTCTGGGATGACCTCCGGCATATGTACCAGGAATGGCCGTTTTTCCGCGCGGTGATTAACAATGCAGTACTAGCGTTAAAAAAGACTGACCTCAAGATTGGCGTACAATACGCGCGTCTGGTAAGGGATCACGAAGTACAGTCGGCGGTATGGAACCGGATTACAGCGGAATTTCGGAAATCATACGATGTGCTGTGTCGGATTACCGACCAGGAGAATTTGCTGGACAATACTCCATGGCTCCAGCGATCGATCAATATCCGGAACCCGTACGTTGATCCGCTGAACCTGCTACAGGTCGAATGGTTTCGCCGGCAGCGGGGGCACTCGGTGCATTCCAGGGACTATGAGGATTCGACCATCGAAGATGCGCTCAGATATACGATACAGGGTGTGGCGTCCGGGCTCCGATCCACCGGATGATATTTTCGTATTCCACTGCGAGCCCGGTGGAAAACTATTGCTTTAGATCAAGAGCTTTCGTACAATTTTTTACACACCATCTACATAACTCCAGAGAGACAGCGAGGGTTTTCCATGATCGGGCTGATTATCTCGATATTTAAATTATTTTTGTCCGGCGCATTGGGCGGAATACTCGGTTATGAACGGAAACAGCGCAATCGCACCGGCTTCCGGATGCTAATTTTGATCGCGGTTGGATCAACGGCTTTTGCAATCGCTTCCATACATGTTGGAGATATGTCAGCTGCTGCTGATCCCGGGCTCATAGTCGCTCTGGCGGTGTTAGCCATAGGGGTTTTGGGGGGTGCCGTACTTTTTACTGAGCAGGAAAAATCAAATGGTATGCGCACCGCGGTTTCCGTCTGGACAGCAGGTGCTGCAGGTATCCTCGTCGGTGTCGGACTGGTAATTGAGTCTGTCGTATTCACCGGGCTGGCCTACTATATTTTACGCTACCTGCCCGCACTTTTTAACAATAATGATTCAGAACAGGGATCAGAAGAATCTGACTCGACCGAATGACTCTTTTCAACTATTAAAGAGGGCTTATGAGAAGGAATCCGTTTTTAACGCGATGGTTTGTGACCTTTTGTGCGGTCTTGCTGACTGAACGAATATTACCCGGAATCCATGCTGAAGGTGTTTTGACGCTCATTGTCACCGCGCTGTTACTTGGTATTTTAAATGCTGTCTTGCGTCCCGTGTTACTGGTGATAACGCTGCCAATTACTATAATGACGTTCGGTTTGTTTGCGCTTGTGGTGAATGGTATTGTTCTGGCACTCACATCGGTGCTCATTCCGGGCTTTTTTGTGGCGGGATTCTGGTCTGCTGTCTTTGGCGCACTACTAATTTCAATAGCAGGTGCGTTGATCAACCAACTGATGAAAAATCCATAGTGGGCTATTTATGATAAAATTACGAATGATACGAGTTGCGGTATTGCTGGGCAGCCTGTTTGTCGGAAGTACAATATTTGCGCAGGGGAACACGCCAGACAGCGTGATTTATTATGGTCAGGATGATACCATGATGGTGACCAAAGCCGAACTGGATTCCATCATGGCCGCACAAAATGAGCCGGTGAGCGAATCTGAGTCACCGGAGGTCCCAGCTGGCGACGGTTTTCGGTATCTTAATGGCTTCCGGGGCGTCCGGTGGGGGGCGGACATCCAATCGGCAAAAGCCGCCCTAAACAGGCAGTCCTATGACAGGCAAGATTCAACAGCGTTAGCATGGTATGACACCGTTGCTGAAGATTCCGTCTACGTTCGGCTTTATTTTCATCATGATCAGTTTTGGCAGGCGTCATACACCTATCTCCATCAGGATGGTGCCGATTTGCAGGATTTTTATGATACCTTTCGCCGGATTGAAGAGGTGCTGGTGAAAAAGTATGGGAATCCGGATAAGATGCGTCGGTTGACCTGGGATGACAGCCCGTACATTGGAGAAATCGATGCCATCGCCATGGGGCAGGGCGTATACCAGTCACGGTGGTTTTTTGGTGAAACAGAAGCCAGAGAAAATGCTGTTGTGATGGATTTGCTGTTACAGGGGGTGAATTTTCGTCCGAGTGTCCTCCTGCAATATTCGCGGCCTTCGGTCATCAAACCAAGGGAAAAGGCGGAACAGGAGGAGAACCTGTTGCGCTATTACTGAGCCCGGGGGATCAGATGAATTATTGCAGAGACGCATACGAAGTGCGAAAAACTAATTATATATTTTAGCAATAGAAAAAGCCCTGTATTTTCCTGCATGGAAAATCAGGGCTTTGACCTGGTGCCGAGGGCGGGAGTCGAACCCGCACTCCCTTGCGGGAACCGGATTTTGAATCCGGCGCGTCTGCCAGTTTCACCACCTCGGCAAAGCGTGAAAAATATAGCATACGCCTGACCAAACTCAAAGGATCTTTTCATCACCAGGGGACCAAGTCGGCAAGAATATTGCTTGTCATTACTATCCGAATAAATCTGCGAAAACCAAATCGGATACACAGCTCACTACCAAATAAAGGAGCCTATCATGAAATTCTCAACCATTCCGGAGATGTTTTGGACAAACGTTGAACGATTTGCCGGCAATAACTGTCTGGGATATAAAAAAGACGGGGTTTGGAAAACACTCACATTTCAGGAAGTCGGACAGGAAGTGGAGAGAGTTTCAAGGGGGCTGCACGCACTTGGCATATCTGGTGAGGATAAAGTATCAATCTTGTCAGAGAATTCGCCGCGATGGGCTATTGCTGATTACGGCATTCTCTCGCTTTCGGCAATTAATGTCCCGGTCTATCCGACCCTCATTCCGAAGCAGATTCAATACATCCTGAATAATGGTGACGTAAAAGTTCTGTTCGCGGAAAATGAAGTCCAGACAAAGAAGGTGCTGGAAATTTTCAATCAGGTCGAACAGTTGACACACATAATCGTTATGGATAACAGTGATATCTTTGAGGAGGATTACGTCATCACCTGGGATGAGTTGATTAGCCGTGGCAATTCTATAAACGCTGCGGAAGATTTTAATCTCAAGGCGTATTGGCAGGAACTGCAGCCGGACGACCTGCTGACCCTCATTTACACATCCGGCACCACCGGTGCTCCCAAAGGGGTTATGCTGACCCATCGGAGCCTGACCTCCAATATCGAGGCCAGCCTGCAACGGGTCCGGGTCGGAACGGATGACCGGTTTCTGTCATTTCTGCCGCTGAGTCACAGCTTTGAGCGCATGGCGGGGCACTTTTTACCCACGACTGCCGGCAGCACCATTTATTACGCCGAAAGCATCGAAACTGTGGCAGATAACATGGGAGAGGTACATCCCACGGTGATGACCAGTGTACCCCGCTTGTATGAAAAAATGTATATGAAGGTCAACGAGGCGGCTCAGCAGGGCTCTGCTATCAAAAGGAAGATTTTCGCATGGGCCATAAAGGTTGGGCAGGAATACAAGGAGAAGCAAAAGGCGGGACCCGTCGGCGGTGGCTTAAAATTCCGGTACAATCTGGCACATAATCTGGTTTTCTCCAAGCTGCATGAGCGCGTCGGAGGAGAACTCCGGTTTTTTGTCTCCGGCGGGGCTCCACTTTCACCGGAAATCGGGCGGTTTTTCGAGAGTGCAGGAATTCTGATTCTCGAAGGGTATGGCCTTACAGAAACCTCGCCCGTTATTTCCGTAAACGAACCCG is a window from the Candidatus Neomarinimicrobiota bacterium genome containing:
- the ppc gene encoding phosphoenolpyruvate carboxylase, giving the protein MVVNKELRNDINMLGEFLGTVIREQAGEDLFDLEEEIRQKAKDWRQGDHDALDEVNAIIQDLGYDDSLVIIKAFSIFFDLANLAEDVHRIRILREREQQHHPEPRTESIGEAIRKLRDSGLTSDQLGELFNTVTIKPVFTAHPTEAKRATVRKKLHRIREYINALHDRNLLAREEDEYYRKIQAEITSLWQTDLLHPRRPKVIDEVKWGLAFMDTLWEVVPRIFRDVDRAIDSTYPENTADPTQLLQFGSWIGGDRDGNPHVTAEVTEQTLVLHRDRAIRFHRTQCRELYQSLSTSAKQAGVSDDLRKAIEQATQSWPQLEKELQRVPDAESYRQWITIIDWRLGQAGTSEDLLDLPPGSYHRSTELVEDIELMISSLEKNQGHRLINGQLRDWQVRAKVFGLYLMRLDIREDAARFLGIVGEILEKSEGITGLPEMAEAEKLRVLREHPPDEIVLDQVDLSEDAEDIIRLFSRLKRVEEELGGEWIGNYIMSMTRDLSDILVILWLGRLSGLCTCTAEHAEECSFSIVPLFETVDDLHRAPEVLKKMFNDALYGAHLGAQDGQQTVMIGYSDSTKDGGYLSANWNLYRSQERMTDVANFNDIKLSIFHGRGGTLGRGGGPAARSILSLPPESVRYGLSMTEQGEILAERYGEPAIAHRHLEQILWASLLVERQKPHEEKGKGTQYIDILESLANRSYHAYKALINENGFLQYFGEATPISEVEKLPIGSRPAHRSAERTLENLRAIPWVFSWTQNRHFLPAWFGIGTGIEEETDRNPDLWDDLRHMYQEWPFFRAVINNAVLALKKTDLKIGVQYARLVRDHEVQSAVWNRITAEFRKSYDVLCRITDQENLLDNTPWLQRSINIRNPYVDPLNLLQVEWFRRQRGHSVHSRDYEDSTIEDALRYTIQGVASGLRSTG
- a CDS encoding MgtC/SapB family protein, with translation MIGLIISIFKLFLSGALGGILGYERKQRNRTGFRMLILIAVGSTAFAIASIHVGDMSAAADPGLIVALAVLAIGVLGGAVLFTEQEKSNGMRTAVSVWTAGAAGILVGVGLVIESVVFTGLAYYILRYLPALFNNNDSEQGSEESDSTE
- a CDS encoding phage holin family protein, with product MRRNPFLTRWFVTFCAVLLTERILPGIHAEGVLTLIVTALLLGILNAVLRPVLLVITLPITIMTFGLFALVVNGIVLALTSVLIPGFFVAGFWSAVFGALLISIAGALINQLMKNP
- a CDS encoding long-chain fatty acid--CoA ligase gives rise to the protein MKFSTIPEMFWTNVERFAGNNCLGYKKDGVWKTLTFQEVGQEVERVSRGLHALGISGEDKVSILSENSPRWAIADYGILSLSAINVPVYPTLIPKQIQYILNNGDVKVLFAENEVQTKKVLEIFNQVEQLTHIIVMDNSDIFEEDYVITWDELISRGNSINAAEDFNLKAYWQELQPDDLLTLIYTSGTTGAPKGVMLTHRSLTSNIEASLQRVRVGTDDRFLSFLPLSHSFERMAGHFLPTTAGSTIYYAESIETVADNMGEVHPTVMTSVPRLYEKMYMKVNEAAQQGSAIKRKIFAWAIKVGQEYKEKQKAGPVGGGLKFRYNLAHNLVFSKLHERVGGELRFFVSGGAPLSPEIGRFFESAGILILEGYGLTETSPVISVNEPESYKIGTVGQPLENVEVQIAVDGEILTRGPHVMRGYYKNEEATTEAIDEEGWFHTGDVGELDHDNFLKITDRKKNLIVTSGGKNVAPQPLEGSIANSQYVEQVILIGDKRKFVSAVIVPTFEALEAWADKENIQYTSREDLVEQEQVYEFFEEEVERQQADFARYEKVKKFLLLPSEFTIEDGTLTPKLSIKRHVVEERFKEEIDALYEE